Part of the Candidatus Brocadia sinica JPN1 genome, AATGGATGGAAAAGAATATCAGTTTCGCCGGAAAGTCAATTGACAGATTCCAATGGTCAGGCCGTGTTTGAAATAACTGCAAAAAAGAAGAAAGGCAGGGCAACGGTTGAATTTGACGCAAATGGATTAAAAACTTACTTAAATGTTAAGGTTAAAAAATAAGATCTTGCGTATGGGATTTTGACAGATTGTTCGAAAATACAATTGTCCCAATAGATGTATACGGCATATATTGTTTGTCTGGAAATAATTATCAATATCGGGTATATTACCGATTGGATAAACACGTCATTGGATAGCCTGTTAAATAATAAATATTGATATTTCCCGTTGCATTATTCATGACGATATACTTTTCAACAATTTCATCGTCTCCCGCAAAAAAGCTGGTAAATCAGAAGGTTGTCTTGATGTGACAAGGTTGCCGTCAACAAGCACTTCTTTGTCTTCATAGATGGCGCCGGCGTCCTTCATCTCCTGAGCCACTGACTTATAACAGGTTGCATGTCTTCCCTTGAGCAAACCTGCCGTTATCAATGTCTGCGGGCCATGGCATATGGCTGAAACAGGTTTGTTTTTCTGGAAAAAATACTTCGCAATTTCAATGGCAGCCTTTTCTTTCCGTATAGCTTCGGGGGCCTTTCCCCCAGGGAGGATGAGGATATCATAATCACCAGGTCTCACCTCCTGCAAAGTTTTATCTACCGCTACCTCATAACCGTGCTTCCCTTTTATCGTGTCCTTTCTTATGGAAGCAATGTCTACCTGAATTCCCTCTTCTTTTAATCGATAATACGGGACAAGAAGTTCAGAATCTTCGAAATTATCAGCGCTTATGATCAGTGCCTTCATATCATTCCTCCTCCAATTTGTTTCGGATTTCAATATTTGTAATAGTTCTCCCTCTCTTAACCACTTTCACCAGGGCAACGTCATTGAATTAAAATAACGTGTTGCCCTTTCAGGGCATTGAAATAAGTTTAGATTAAAATGTTAACAGCCATAAGGACACGTATTTAAGCCGTTTGTATAGCCATAGCAACATTTGATTGTGCTAAATTTGTGCTATATTCACTATAGCTTTTCTCTAAAAGTTCAACGGCCTTCCTCAGATGTACAGGGGTAATATGGGCATATCTTCTGGTCATCCGTGTATCTTTGTGTCCCATAAGTTCGGCAAGGGTATCCAGGTCAACCCCTGATTGACGATGCCAGGATGCAAAACAATGCCTTAAGTCATGGAATCTAAAATCCTCTATTTCTGCACATTTCAAAGCTTTTTTAAAGTTTAGTCGAATGCGCCCGGCTTTAAAAGGTATTCCGTTATTATCATAAAAGACATAGGGGCTTTTAGAATCATTTTTCTTCATTACTGCATATAAAACGTCATACGCAGGATTAGCCATCGGAATTCTTAAATCCTCACTATTCTTTGTCTCTTTACCATTCAACGTAATCACCTTTGCCCGTAAATTAACCTGATTCCACTTTAAATTTAAGATATTACCCCGCCTTAACCCTGTCCAGGCTGCAACAATTACTATGTCCCTTAGCCAGCCTTCACAACAGTTAAGAAGTTTATTAAACTCATCAAATGATAGATGCCTTACCCTTTTGTTATCAGCGTTTTGCTCCATTTCTATTGTTGGTGTTTCTTTTATCCACTGCCAACGATTCCTGGCAAGATTAAGCATCCTTCGGAGTATTTTAAACTGTCGGTTAATGGTTGCTGGTTTTACTCCCTGTTTTTTTCTCATTTGTTTAAAGTCGTCTATCAATGCAGGGGTAATTTCGCTGAGCTTGTATTTACCAAAAAAGTCTTTCAGTTGGTTCAGGTAACTTATCGAACAACGCCAGCTCTTGAGTTCCCTGAAAACCTGATATTCGTATTTTTCGGCTAGCTCAAGAAATGTCCGCTGGCTTGCCTCATGAGCTTCAAACCATTTTCCCTCAACGATGTCGTGTTTAACCTTGCAGTAGATTTTTTCCGCCAACTTCTTATCCGTTGTCTCTGTCGATTTTCTTACCTGTTGGCCATTGTAAGTGAACCGCATCCACCAGACCAGACCTCTTTTATAAAGTCCCATGTTCTTCCGCCTCCTTTCCGAGACCTTGACATGGGCCTGGTTTCCCGTTGGATGCATTATATACACCATCCAGAACGCTATCAATACCATTTTTGGCGCAATATAACTTAATGCATCTCTTGTTCATTTCTTCCCATTGGTTTACTATTTCCTGAAAGGCTTTTATGTCTTTTCCTTCGTCCCAGACCTTGTTCATTCTCTGTTCGAGTTCTTGTGCTTTAGTATACATCCTGGGAAACACTATCATTATGTAACTAAACGTATCCGCTCGGTATACTTGTGCAATTTCGTCTACCTTATCCTTAAAAATAGCTTCCATTTTGTTCATAGTCTTCAGATACTCTATGACTATAGCCTTATTCCCTTTTATCTCATTGATTATTGTTGAAGCTTCTTTCAGTGGATTGCCTTTGCCTACAAACTTGAGCTTGATCTTGTCACCTTCCAGTGAGATGCTATATCCCAGGTTTTGAATGGTATTGATTAATTTCGGAATAGTGTTCAAATCTCAATCTCCTTCTCTGGAATACCTGTATCCTCTGCTAAATCAGCCATTTCAATGGTCGCATGGTCAGGGTCATTATCTGGCATGGACTTATGACTTACCATTGCACTACTACTGCAATGGTCATCAATGGTCATGGTATTATTGTTGATCTTGTATCTTTGATATATGTTCTCGATACGGTCATAACTGAATTCATAAGCCCTTTTGCCGTCTTTTCTCCCAGCCGACTTATCATAAAGGCTTAGTTGCTTGAGTATCTTCCCTACCCATATATGGAATCTCTTTTTTTCTTTTTCTTCCATAGTTGCATAATCTGATTTCAACCTCTCTGCTATGTCGGTTACTGTTAATGTCTCTTTTCCTTTGTCCTTTACCATTTCTTTTAATGTTTCAAAGAGTTCTATTTCATATTCAGACAGTTCATTTTGGGTTTCTTGCATACTTTCGAGGAAAAATCCTTTAATCTCTTTTGTTTCTTCATCTGGCACATCTTCAAGCCTTAATATAGTTTCAAGAGGTCTCCAGAGTTCCTTTACCCTGTGTGATACGTCCTTTCCTGTATCTTGATATATTTCCTTTACCGCATGCCATCGTGTTAAAAGGAGTCTGTATAACTTATCCCTTAAATCTCCCCATATTGTCAGGTATGCGTCAGGATAGGAATATTCCTTGATAGCCCTGAGCATGGTAATTTCAATACACCTATCCTTTAAATCGCTGTCTAGTTCCTTTATACTTGCAAATGCCTTTGGCCCGAAGGTCTCAAATTCCATAATTCTACGACTCTTGTTTGACATGTTTACAATCCTTCTCTTACCGCCCCCAATGGTGTAACTATCCGAAAGGATACCTAATATTTCTGTATTCTTTTTGTTGCTGAGTTCTTCGGCCTGGTCATTCAAGAATGTTCCCCGTATTCCATCAATGCTATCCGCAAGGGCTGCAACCGATACGCCTTTTACCTTCATGGCGTTAAATGACAATCTCTCCAATAAATCCAGAAACCTACTCTTACCGCTCTGTTTTTTCCCATAAATGAACAAGAAGGGGAAGGCATGGAAGCATCTATGAAAATAGGTTGCTATAATCCACGCCGTTATGATGCCGTAAATGGCTTCTCTTTGAAATTCGATATAGTTTTTCATTGTTTGTTTTATTTCCTGATAGAGTTCTTTTGGTGGTTCTTTATTGGTAATAAAGTTTACTATCTTGTTTTTGTCCCATCGGTCATTCACCCTTAAGAGTATCCTGTCTTGTTCATGGAATATGATTGTTTTATCTTCGTATTTGAAAAGATGCTCTTTGTGTATTGATATATCTTTTCCCGATTTGATATAAAAATTCTTATCCTCTGGTTGATTGTTCGATATTACCGTTTCCCGGAAGCCTAATGACATGAATGTTTGGTTTACTTCATATGAAGGATGGGCAATAATAATATCGTGTTCATTATCTGTATGAGTTGGGTTATTCTTTTCCATAAATTTCCTCGATTGCATGTTTAACGATCCTGTCTATATCCTGCTTTTTCTTTGCCTTTTTTGTGATCCTTTGGGGTACGACTTTTAAACCGTAGGATGCCTTTACCCATTCCTCTATCTTTTCCATATCAAAACGCCAGAGGCCATTGAGCTTAAAAGACGGTATTCTCTTTTGATTTACCCATGAATAGATGGTTGACTGCTTAATTTTAAGAAATTCTGAAACTTCTTTGATGGTTACTATCTTCATGTTGTCTTACCTTAAGCCTTGTTATATTTCTTCTTTTTATTACCTATCTTTGTTTTTAAATAATCTTCGTCCTTGCCGTTTGTCTGTTCCCTGAGATAGTTTTTGGCCTTCTCTAAATATTCGCTGAGTGTTCCCTTGTCAACGTTTTCAAATCCTTCACGGGCTGCAAAGGCCGTGATATATCCAATGCCATTTTGGAATAACGTCTTATCGCTAGGTATCCTCGATTTATTTACCTCTCTTAATATCCCGGTGAATTTACCGTCATTAAATCTTATATCCTGAATCTTTTCCCACAGTGGGTTTGTTTTCCATCGTGTCCTATTGATGGTAGTTTCTTTTATTGCGAGCCTTAGCCAA contains:
- a CDS encoding type 1 glutamine amidotransferase domain-containing protein, with protein sequence MKALIISADNFEDSELLVPYYRLKEEGIQVDIASIRKDTIKGKHGYEVAVDKTLQEVRPGDYDILILPGGKAPEAIRKEKAAIEIAKYFFQKNKPVSAICHGPQTLITAGLLKGRHATCYKSVAQEMKDAGAIYEDKEVLVDGNLVTSRQPSDLPAFLRETMKLLKSISS
- a CDS encoding tyrosine-type recombinase/integrase yields the protein MGLYKRGLVWWMRFTYNGQQVRKSTETTDKKLAEKIYCKVKHDIVEGKWFEAHEASQRTFLELAEKYEYQVFRELKSWRCSISYLNQLKDFFGKYKLSEITPALIDDFKQMRKKQGVKPATINRQFKILRRMLNLARNRWQWIKETPTIEMEQNADNKRVRHLSFDEFNKLLNCCEGWLRDIVIVAAWTGLRRGNILNLKWNQVNLRAKVITLNGKETKNSEDLRIPMANPAYDVLYAVMKKNDSKSPYVFYDNNGIPFKAGRIRLNFKKALKCAEIEDFRFHDLRHCFASWHRQSGVDLDTLAELMGHKDTRMTRRYAHITPVHLRKAVELLEKSYSEYSTNLAQSNVAMAIQTA
- a CDS encoding DUF3631 domain-containing protein, whose amino-acid sequence is MEKNNPTHTDNEHDIIIAHPSYEVNQTFMSLGFRETVISNNQPEDKNFYIKSGKDISIHKEHLFKYEDKTIIFHEQDRILLRVNDRWDKNKIVNFITNKEPPKELYQEIKQTMKNYIEFQREAIYGIITAWIIATYFHRCFHAFPFLFIYGKKQSGKSRFLDLLERLSFNAMKVKGVSVAALADSIDGIRGTFLNDQAEELSNKKNTEILGILSDSYTIGGGKRRIVNMSNKSRRIMEFETFGPKAFASIKELDSDLKDRCIEITMLRAIKEYSYPDAYLTIWGDLRDKLYRLLLTRWHAVKEIYQDTGKDVSHRVKELWRPLETILRLEDVPDEETKEIKGFFLESMQETQNELSEYEIELFETLKEMVKDKGKETLTVTDIAERLKSDYATMEEKEKKRFHIWVGKILKQLSLYDKSAGRKDGKRAYEFSYDRIENIYQRYKINNNTMTIDDHCSSSAMVSHKSMPDNDPDHATIEMADLAEDTGIPEKEIEI
- a CDS encoding helix-turn-helix domain-containing protein, with translation MKIVTIKEVSEFLKIKQSTIYSWVNQKRIPSFKLNGLWRFDMEKIEEWVKASYGLKVVPQRITKKAKKKQDIDRIVKHAIEEIYGKE